The following DNA comes from Zonotrichia leucophrys gambelii isolate GWCS_2022_RI unplaced genomic scaffold, RI_Zleu_2.0 Scaffold_669_27627, whole genome shotgun sequence.
atttttgtaaggccccaatcatgaaaggaaagggttaaaagtttcagtctctgtctatcttagaacgatgatactcccacacctgctgccgctgcggccgggcagtctccctccttctcctcccggctggctgctctcctgggggggggggggctggctgcccgagggctcgatgtctcttggggctcctccacccttccatccttggagcccccccgaagccccctctgtccaggccccaggccttaccgcatggctggcccctcccccgcccagcagcagcgggccgggcgggggagagatctgaactcctcgcccgacgaggtccaaagaggaagtgccagggcagtgccttgcttttaacccctgtgtattctcggaggtgtgtccaaaccccactggctacaccaggtgtcagtatgaaacccaaaaccttcattggtttgaccacagcttcccagaattcccacttcttcctggtcaaaccatgacaggcaCCCTGAAACCAATGAGAAAATTGTGACACtacagggccccatggaaccaaggattcATGGAACAACGTGGGATTGAAGGAACCAAAGGTTGATTGTGACATTGCAGATCCTCATGGAATactggagaccattgtgacacttcaAGGCCTCAttgaaccaaggagaccattttGACACTGCAATATACTCTATTGAAAACAATGCCAAGAGAATTAATTTGTCCTGGTAATTTTTCCAGTGTATAGATCGATATCAGCAATATCCAATTGATATTGAACCCCAGACCCTTCTAATGCAGTCAGAAAAGACATGAAAGTCAATACCCTAAATGGCTGACAATAACACTTTATCCCCACCCtctccccaccatttccctcatccaagcAGTGGCACTCCTATGGATCAGgaatgctgtggccagcaggaccagggcagcgATTCTTCCCCTGAGCTCAGAactggttgggcagcacctcaagtgctgtgtccagttcttgGAGCCCTGGAGTGggcaataaaaagaaatttgtacaaggaaagagtaaagaaagcaaaggtgaagcaaaggaaatgctgagggcagtttgggggcagctgccaggcagccctggctctgagcaacagagtctgcagtgggacaggaaactcccagctgatgggaacaaactttctggctgagtgcagaggccaggacaaagctgagtggtttccctggtgtcccccagcccttgctggccccaggggctgatggcatttgtgctccctcaggttcatgtccccacagcaacagcatgggggtgctccccctgctgtgtgcaatgcaaacaggggctgctgagccagtgctgccgtgtctgtgcctgcaaggatggggcacctgtgtgagctggggcagaggccagggctgcagaggggggatgttgttggcagctccatcaggacgctctgggacgctgccctgggctgtgcagcgcactggggatggatcagcccctgctctgctgctccttcccgtctgccccagggcccttgcagagccccagccatgctgtttgcccccagcctgcccacggccagcctggggctactcacggggcttttctgtgccgAGTATTGGCCTGGccgtgttcttgagagagcctgggcaaggagcctggagcccccagggcctggcctgaggcgtcagcgctgccccagcagtgcccatggcctgtccctgctgcagccccggcactgccacccccagggctgtgcccggccccgagagcactcaggccctgcagcaacaccagggccaccagggcagcggggcaggaccacggcagcagcactggcaacaccaagtgctgctgctgctgggcacagctgctgggccagcactgatctgcccccagctctgcacacagacattgctgctgcagctccagagaaggcaacaaaagggcatctctgcagaaaactttgctgggagatcctttagttcCTTTAAAGCCACCAAGAACACAGCCCCTAACTGACAAAGTTGGTGgccacagggaaggtggagagaaataaaatgagaaatgtggATTCTTCAGGGTAGTTATAGATCCAATGGTGTCAGAAACacacgtcttaagagaggaactCACTTGCCACAGCAAAAACtccaaatatggaccacactggacaaatttagaccagccttttttattattattacatcagcctcagaacattgttagatgttaacagcttGCTGGCCTAATGGAAAATGCCCccgaaggtggggtaaaacggaacgacataaaatcatctcagttttgatttcagccaatcacaccaaaacaagacatattgacaagctttccatccaaccttataaaacatacgtaatggtagttaaaacaaaggctatttcataagaaacaaagaacagagctctattcacaggAACattctaaagatatacattaaataaacttgttgccatcctaaaacAAAACCTACAAagtcttatttttatttgtcacgtctactgcttgggaaacttttctgcttgcttgggaaactttccTGCTGTAACAGAAATTCGGGcccacatcctgaggcctaaatactcttttttaaccatttcctaaaaaccctctgactTTATGGATTCTCACACCACCAAGAATGcagcccctcattgacacaCTCTGTGGCCGCAGGGGAggtgcagagaaaaaaaatgagaaatggcacaaacatTGGCATATCTTTGTGGAGAAGATTAAGAAActaaaacacagacaaaaaatttcaaaatgaaaacaacaagaATTATCAAAGAtaacttttattacaagtgatttgtagaaattggccagcagtttaatgtttccgATACCATCCAATCATCAGTCTCctcactgcagcactgagctcctggttcctcaggctgtagatgagggggttaagggctggaggcaccactgagtagagaactgacagggccaTGTCCAGAGATGGGAAGGAGATGGAGGGAGGCTTCAGGTGGGCGAATATGGCAGTGCTGACAAACAGGAAGAtgacagccaggtgagggaggcaggtggaaaaggctttgtgccgtccctgctcagaggggatcctcagcacagccttgaagatctgcacataggaaaATACAATGAACACAGAACATCCCAGTCCTAAGGAGATGGAAAACACTAGAAATCCAAGTTCTCTGAGGTACAaattggagcaggagagcttgaggatctgtgggatttcacagaagaactggcctagggcattgccatggcacaggggcagggaaaatgtactggctgtgtgcagcagagcattgagaaagccactgacccaggcagctgctgccatgtgggcacaagctctgctgcccaggagggtcccgtagtgcaggggtttgcagatggacacgtagcggtcgtagcacatgatggtcaggaggaaataatctgctgagatgaagaacataaaaaaaaagagctgtgcagcacatccagtgtaggagatgtccctggtgtcccagagggaattgtgcatggctttggggacagtggtgcagatggagcccaggtcactgagggccaggttgagcaggaagaagaacatgggcgtgtgcaggtggtggccgcaggctacggcgctgatgatgaggccgttgcccaggagggcagccagggagatgcccagcaagaggcagaagtgcaggagctgcagctgccgcgtgtctgccaatgccagcaggaggaaatggctgatggagctgctgttggacatttgctctGCCTTGAAATCAGGATCTGTAAAAGaagaaatcatggaatcattgggtttggagaggacttGAAATATCCCACCACAGCCTGTGGGCACTTtccccccactgcctgcccagggctctgctgcctggagctgtccctgccagcagctgcttccctgtgcccagggcttgGCCCcgccagtgctgccag
Coding sequences within:
- the LOC135441907 gene encoding olfactory receptor 14J1-like, giving the protein MSNSSSISHFLLLALADTRQLQLLHFCLLLGISLAALLGNGLIISAVACGHHLHTPMFFFLLNLALSDLGSICTTVPKAMHNSLWDTRDISYTGCAAQLFFFMFFISADYFLLTIMCYDRYVSICKPLHYGTLLGSRACAHMAAAAWVSGFLNALLHTASTFSLPLCHGNALGQFFCEIPQILKLSCSNLYLRELGFLVFSISLGLGCSVFIVFSYVQIFKAVLRIPSEQGRHKAFSTCLPHLAVIFLFVSTAIFAHLKPPSISFPSLDMALSVLYSVVPPALNPLIYSLRNQELSAAVRRLMIGWYRKH